In Candidatus Neomarinimicrobiota bacterium, the DNA window CCGGAAGGATCCGTTTCACACTTCGATATTCGAAATTGGGCATTGGATATTCGATATTCATTCTTTCCCGTCCAACCACACCTTGACTTTGGCCGGGTGAATCCCTTAATTAAAGGCAATTACAGCCGACGTAGACATGAAACTCACACGCATAAAAAATTTCCGTACCGGTGACAGTATCAAAGGGTTTTATCAGCTGACCCAGATGAATCGTCGTACCACGAGAAAGGGCGACGCCTTCCTGGATTGCGTTCTCAGCGATAAGACCGGATCGGTCTCTGCCAAGTGGTGGAACGTGCCCGAGGCGGCGTTCGACTGGCTGAATCCCGGGATTGTGGTGGCCGTGACCGGCGAAGTGGAAGAGTATAACGATGCCCGTCAGCTGGTCGTTGAGCAGATTACCCCGGCCAAAGAAGGGCAGGTGGAAAAGTTCGGATGGGCATTTTCTGACATTGTTCCTTCGACTACGTACGATCCCGATCAAATGTGGGAAAAGGTACAGGAGATCATTGATTCCTTTGAGGAGGAACACCTGCAGAAGCTCGTCCGCCGGATTTACCACGACTTCGAAGAGGAGATTGCCACGCACCCCGGCTCTGTTTCGCATCACCATCTCTATCGCGGAGGATTCCTGGAACATGTATGGTCATTGACTCAACTGGGGGAGTTCGTCGCCGATCACTACTTCGAGCTGGATCGGGATCTGTTTCTGGCGGGACTATTCCTGCACGATATAGGGAAGCTGCTTGAAATTAAGTCGGACTTTGAACGCCAGTATACCGATGAAGGACAATTCATAGGGCACATTGTGCTTGGCAGAGATTTGGTTCGGGAGACGGTGGAGGACTATTTCCCGGAATTTCCGGATGATTTATTGATTCGCCTGGAGCACGTCATCCTCGCGCACCAGGAGGAGCCGGCCATGGGATCGCCGAAGCGTCCGGCAACGTTAGAAGCGCTGGCGGTAGCCATGCTCGATCGGTTTGACACCAGAATGGAACAGTTCCTCATGACGCTCCGAAACGATACCAATACCGGCGAATGGACGCTGCCAACCAGACTGTTTCCGTATCCACTCCATAAAGGCGTCGGGGACGACGAGGAGTGAGTACCCGCCGCATCGCGTATACCGGACTGTTTATCGCACTTGCCGTGGCTCTGGGATTTGCCCTGGTTGCCATCCCCAATTTCGAAATGATTTCCGCAACCGTGTTTATTGCCGGCTGGCTGCTCGGGCCCGGAATGGGCGCGTTGGTCGGATTCATCGCCGAACTCGTCTTCTCCGGAATTAATCCCGCCGGTTCCGGTTTTTTGTTTCCGCCGTTGCTTATAGCCCAAGTCATTTCAGTGAGCCTCATAGGGTTCGTTGGCGGTGTTGCCAGACGCGGACAGGTATTTTTTCTGGCCTCTGCCGGCGGAGCGGTATCACTGGGTCTGCTGGGGGGATTACTTACCATCATTTTTGATTTCCTGACCACCATCAGTTATCCGCTTGTTGCCGGATTTAACGAAACCCAAATTTGGGCGACGCTCGGCATCGGAGCACTGTTTTATAGCATGCACGTCATCTCCAACGCCGCAATCTTCGCTGTTATCGTTCCGGCGATTCTCAAAGCCGTCCATTCGCAACTCGGAATAACCGGAGTCATCCGGTGAAGTATCTGTGCGTCATATTCATCATTGGGATTGCGATTGTGCCTGGAACAGACCTCGCGGGAAAACCGCTGGATTCACTCCATGTTAGGAATCCGGACAGTACACGAATTATTATGGATTCCGAGACAGTGCCCGGGGCCGTCCGGTCGAGATCTCACCAGATGACGATACTGCGTCCTGTCGGTTTTTTTCCCAGAGAAGAGTCGGGCGCTTCCGGATACTGGCAGATGGCGCCGGGACCGCAGTATGGCCGCACCATTTTGATCCATGGTCTGGAACTCGACACCCGGCTCCGCCCGGGCTGGCCGCTCCGGTATTTCCCGCAGCATTCCCTAATTGGTATTGCGCCGGTGAGTACCGATTCCACCGGATATCCCTTGCGTTCACATCTGCTGGAACGCCGGGAAGAGCCGATGGTCGATCTTGTGTATAAAGAGGGTGACTACGGACTCAGTGCCGTATCTGTAGGGGTAGCCACGGATATCACTGATGATACACATCTGCATCTGTCCAGAGAAGGGGAGGGTTTCGTCGGACAATTCGGAATCGACGGTCTTGAAACTGAGCGGTATTATCTCGGAGTGCACCACCGGGTGAGCGATTCCACCCGGTTTTTGTACAGTACGTTCTATGCCAGAGATAATAGTACGTGGACGACAGCAACGCCTGCCCCCAACAGTTTCGGGAGTGAATCCTCCAGCTGGTATCAGCATCTCCTGCGATGGAACTCCCAAACCCGCTTCGGGGAGTGGGATTATGGGTTGCGTCTCGGCTCCCAACGTCTCTGGCTCAACAAAACTGCTGAAAGAGGACAGATGACCGAACTGCAGCGCGGCGGCTGGCTCGGATATCATTTCCAATTAAATAATGCGATCGGTATTCAATGGCGATATTCCGGAGTTCAGTATGTGCTGGATGGCAGTAGTTCTAATCTGCAACGTGAACTTTGGCACCGGTTGCAAGGCGGAGCCACCATTCGTTTCGGGGAATTCTCAGTGAAGGTCCACCCGGAGATTGTAACGGTTTCTACAGGTGACGAAGTATACGTCCTTCCGAACGGCAATGTATCCTATGAGCCTTTTGATTGGATTACAGCCTCGGTGGAACTGGCAGGTACTGTTACTCCAATACCGTACCAATGGGAGCAGACGTCGGAGAAAATCACCATCCCCACCAGCTCAGTCGAAAAGACAAGCACCCAAAACATCACAAGCTCGCTGGAGATCACTCCCTTTAATTTCCTTTCGGTAACCGGAGGAGCTGAGTTTACCCAATACTCCAACTGGCACAGTCTGGCGTATAACATGCCCGCTGCCCGGACAGATTCCACGTTGACGCTGGAGACAGTAGACGGTAACCACACCGGGCTATTTGCCTCAGCAAAGTTCCAGGTTTTTGAGGAGTTCGCACTGGGAGGGCGGTATGATGTGTATCCATCAGTGAGCAACATTCTCCCTGAACTCTGGACCCGGCAGACCATCACCGGCTGGATGCAGGCACAGCGCTACTTTTTTGATAATAACCTCCTGCTGCACGTGTACCTGGAAGGCGGGACACTGCTATCACGACAGCCGGTCGGCTGGAATCCCCGATTCCAGAGCCTGACACACTATCCCCTGTTCGGTGATCCGGAATCCTCGGTGTTTATGCATGCAATTATCCAGGGACAAATTGGGGCATTTACCATTTCCA includes these proteins:
- a CDS encoding HD domain-containing protein yields the protein MKLTRIKNFRTGDSIKGFYQLTQMNRRTTRKGDAFLDCVLSDKTGSVSAKWWNVPEAAFDWLNPGIVVAVTGEVEEYNDARQLVVEQITPAKEGQVEKFGWAFSDIVPSTTYDPDQMWEKVQEIIDSFEEEHLQKLVRRIYHDFEEEIATHPGSVSHHHLYRGGFLEHVWSLTQLGEFVADHYFELDRDLFLAGLFLHDIGKLLEIKSDFERQYTDEGQFIGHIVLGRDLVRETVEDYFPEFPDDLLIRLEHVILAHQEEPAMGSPKRPATLEALAVAMLDRFDTRMEQFLMTLRNDTNTGEWTLPTRLFPYPLHKGVGDDEE
- a CDS encoding ECF transporter S component translates to MSTRRIAYTGLFIALAVALGFALVAIPNFEMISATVFIAGWLLGPGMGALVGFIAELVFSGINPAGSGFLFPPLLIAQVISVSLIGFVGGVARRGQVFFLASAGGAVSLGLLGGLLTIIFDFLTTISYPLVAGFNETQIWATLGIGALFYSMHVISNAAIFAVIVPAILKAVHSQLGITGVIR